Proteins encoded in a region of the Planococcus shixiaomingii genome:
- a CDS encoding VOC family protein, translating into MNFSIEKIDHVQVAAPKGTEQAAIDFYAGILGMDSIEKPVSLKGRGGAWFEFGSYQLHVGVEEPFSPAKKAHPAFRVKGFEQLQRHLTASGIEVKNDDSIPGVTRFFISDPFGNRLEFLDTIL; encoded by the coding sequence ATGAATTTTTCTATTGAAAAAATCGACCACGTACAAGTGGCGGCACCAAAAGGCACCGAGCAAGCGGCTATTGATTTTTATGCCGGCATTCTTGGAATGGACAGTATTGAAAAACCGGTTTCGCTAAAAGGGAGAGGGGGAGCGTGGTTTGAATTCGGCTCTTATCAACTGCACGTCGGCGTAGAAGAACCGTTTTCGCCAGCCAAAAAAGCGCATCCCGCGTTTCGAGTAAAAGGCTTTGAGCAACTGCAGCGACACTTAACAGCAAGTGGCATTGAAGTAAAAAATGACGACAGCATTCCAGGAGTCACCCGCTTTTTCATCTCTGATCCGTTCGGCAACC